In a single window of the Streptomyces sp. HUAS ZL42 genome:
- a CDS encoding Rv2175c family DNA-binding protein yields the protein MTEIDAKIDALVPAWLTLPDIAEQLGVEVTRVRQLVKEGQLIAVRRGENRALHVPAAFIDGDRVVKGLSGTLTLLRDDGFTDEEMLEWLFTPDPSLPGTPAQALSENRGTEVKRRAQALAV from the coding sequence GTGACCGAGATTGACGCAAAGATCGATGCTCTCGTCCCCGCCTGGCTCACCCTCCCCGACATCGCCGAACAGCTCGGCGTCGAGGTGACGCGTGTGCGGCAGCTGGTCAAGGAGGGCCAGCTCATCGCCGTACGCCGTGGCGAGAACCGCGCGCTGCACGTCCCCGCCGCCTTCATCGACGGGGACCGGGTCGTCAAGGGCCTGTCCGGGACCCTGACGCTGCTGAGGGACGACGGCTTCACGGACGAAGAGATGCTGGAGTGGCTCTTCACTCCCGACCCGAGCCTGCCGGGCACCCCCGCACAGGCTCTGAGCGAGAATCGCGGCACGGAGGTGAAGCGCCGCGCCCAGGCGCTCGCCGTCTGA
- the pknB gene encoding Stk1 family PASTA domain-containing Ser/Thr kinase, with protein sequence MDTTLQDPLVGRVLDGRYRVDARIAVGGMATVYRAVDTRLDRVLALKVMHPALAADGAFVERFIREAKSVARLAHPNVVQVFDQGADGSYVYLAMEYIAGCTLRDVLRERGALQPRAALDILEPVLAALGAAHRAGFVHRDMKPENVLIGDDGRVKVADFGLVRSVDTVTSTTGAVLGTVSYLAPEQIDQPGAADPRVDVYACGVVLHEMLTGEKPHDGDSPAVILYKHLHEDVPPPSALVPGLPYELDELVASATARTPDVRPYDAVALLAQARESRAALSADQLDAVPPQAVSAGHHNADDRTSVIPRSLTVPRPLPVNEDDEPPLNRTSRLQSPPPLPPRRRFSRPGRGLVTVIAAVLLVFGVGAGVWYINSGQFTKVPPLLTKTEKQARERLEAAGLGVGTIKHAYSDTVQRGSVISTDPAPGTRIRDNDSVSLTISDGPETVKVPDVKGYRLDKAKARLKSDGLEPGMVTRAFSDDVIKGFVISTEPEAGTERHAGSAIAIVVSKGSPVDVPDVTGEDPEDARAELEEAGLKVEISAAEVNSEYDKGRVAAQTPGADKQAAEGDTVTLTLSKGPEMVEVPDVVGDSVDDAKQQLKDAGFEVREDRGILGLFGDTVRKQSVAGGETAPKGSTITITIR encoded by the coding sequence GTGGATACGACCCTTCAGGACCCTCTCGTCGGGCGGGTGCTCGACGGCCGTTACCGCGTCGACGCACGGATCGCGGTCGGCGGGATGGCCACGGTCTACCGGGCCGTGGACACCCGCCTCGACCGCGTGCTCGCGTTGAAGGTGATGCACCCGGCGCTCGCGGCCGACGGGGCGTTCGTCGAGCGGTTCATCCGGGAGGCGAAGTCCGTCGCCCGGCTCGCGCACCCCAATGTCGTGCAGGTCTTCGACCAGGGCGCCGACGGGTCGTACGTGTACCTCGCCATGGAGTACATCGCCGGGTGCACGCTGCGTGACGTCCTGCGCGAACGCGGAGCACTGCAGCCGCGGGCCGCACTCGACATCCTCGAGCCGGTGCTCGCCGCGCTCGGCGCCGCGCACCGCGCCGGGTTCGTGCACCGGGACATGAAGCCCGAGAACGTGCTGATAGGGGACGACGGCCGGGTCAAGGTCGCCGACTTCGGGCTCGTGCGGTCTGTGGACACGGTCACCAGCACGACCGGTGCCGTGCTCGGCACCGTCTCGTACCTCGCTCCCGAGCAGATCGACCAGCCCGGCGCCGCGGACCCGCGCGTCGACGTGTACGCGTGCGGTGTCGTCCTCCACGAGATGCTGACGGGCGAAAAGCCGCACGACGGGGACTCCCCCGCCGTGATCCTGTACAAGCACCTCCACGAGGACGTGCCGCCGCCGTCGGCCCTCGTGCCGGGGCTGCCGTACGAGCTGGACGAGCTCGTCGCCTCGGCGACCGCCCGCACGCCGGACGTCCGTCCGTACGACGCGGTGGCGCTGCTCGCGCAGGCGCGGGAGTCCCGCGCGGCGCTCAGCGCCGACCAGCTGGACGCCGTACCGCCACAGGCGGTCTCCGCCGGGCACCACAACGCCGACGACCGTACGAGCGTGATACCGCGTTCGCTGACGGTGCCGCGGCCGCTGCCCGTCAACGAGGACGACGAGCCTCCCCTGAACCGCACCAGCCGGCTGCAGAGCCCGCCGCCGCTGCCGCCACGGCGGCGGTTCTCGCGGCCCGGGCGCGGCCTCGTCACGGTCATCGCCGCCGTCCTGCTGGTCTTCGGCGTCGGCGCGGGCGTCTGGTACATCAACTCCGGCCAGTTCACCAAGGTCCCGCCACTGCTGACCAAGACGGAGAAGCAGGCCCGGGAGCGGCTCGAGGCGGCCGGGCTCGGGGTCGGGACGATCAAGCACGCCTACAGCGACACCGTGCAGCGCGGCTCGGTCATCAGCACGGATCCGGCGCCGGGCACCCGTATCCGCGACAACGACTCGGTGTCGCTCACCATCTCCGACGGCCCGGAGACCGTGAAGGTGCCCGATGTGAAGGGCTACCGGCTGGACAAGGCGAAGGCCCGGCTCAAGAGTGACGGGCTGGAGCCGGGCATGGTCACCCGGGCCTTCAGCGACGACGTCATCAAGGGCTTCGTGATCAGCACCGAACCCGAGGCGGGCACGGAGCGGCACGCGGGCTCGGCGATCGCGATCGTCGTCAGCAAGGGCAGCCCGGTGGACGTCCCGGACGTCACCGGCGAGGACCCCGAGGACGCCCGGGCGGAGCTGGAAGAGGCCGGACTGAAGGTGGAGATCTCCGCCGCGGAGGTCAACTCCGAGTACGACAAGGGCAGGGTCGCGGCGCAGACCCCGGGGGCGGACAAGCAGGCCGCCGAGGGCGACACGGTGACGCTGACACTGTCCAAGGGGCCGGAGATGGTCGAGGTCCCGGACGTGGTCGGAGACAGCGTCGACGACGCCAAGCAGCAGCTGAAGGACGCCGGCTTCGAGGTCAGGGAGGACCGCGGGATCCTCGGGCTGTTCGGTGACACCGTCAGGAAGCAGTCCGTGGCGGGCGGCGAGACGGCGCCCAAGGGGTCGACGATCACGATCACCATCCGGTGA
- the thiS gene encoding sulfur carrier protein ThiS, protein MNISVNGERREVAPGTALDALVKSLTAAPSGVAAALNETVVPRAQWPSTSLCEGDRVEVLTAVQGG, encoded by the coding sequence ATGAACATCTCGGTCAACGGGGAGCGACGCGAGGTCGCTCCCGGCACGGCACTCGACGCCCTCGTGAAGTCCCTCACCGCGGCGCCCTCCGGAGTGGCCGCCGCCCTCAACGAAACCGTCGTCCCGCGCGCGCAGTGGCCGTCGACGTCCCTCTGCGAGGGGGATCGCGTCGAGGTCCTCACCGCCGTCCAAGGAGGCTGA
- a CDS encoding class II 3-deoxy-7-phosphoheptulonate synthase, whose product MTVNAKTSASAGNTWRDLPAAQQPEYPDTEALRAVIADLESYPPLVFAGECDQLRARMAAVAKGEAFLLQGGDCAEAFDAVSADHIRNKLKTLLQMGAVLTYAASVPVVKVGRIAGQYSKPRSKGTETRDGVTLPTYRGDSVNGFDFNEAARVPDPERLKRMYNASASTLNLVRAFTTGGYADLRQVHAWNQDFVKSSPSGQRYEQLAREIDNALNFMHACGADPEEFKTVEFYSSHEALLLDYESALTRVDSRTGQLYDVSAHMVWIGERTRQLDHAHIEFASRIRNPIGIKLGPTTTAEEALQYIERLDPDREPGRLTFIVRMGADKIRDRLPELVEKVTASGAVVAWVTDPMHGNTFEAASGHKTRRFDDVLDEVKGFFEVHKSLGTHPGGIHVELTGDDVTECVGGGDEIFVDDLHQRYETACDPRLNRSQSLDLAFLVAEMYRDQ is encoded by the coding sequence GTGACCGTGAACGCTAAGACCAGCGCGAGCGCTGGCAACACCTGGCGAGACCTGCCCGCGGCGCAGCAGCCCGAGTACCCCGACACCGAGGCTCTGCGCGCAGTGATCGCGGACCTCGAGTCGTATCCGCCGCTCGTCTTCGCGGGCGAGTGCGACCAGCTGCGCGCCCGGATGGCGGCTGTCGCCAAGGGAGAGGCGTTCCTCCTCCAGGGCGGCGACTGCGCCGAGGCCTTCGACGCGGTGTCCGCCGACCACATCCGCAACAAGCTCAAGACCCTGCTGCAGATGGGCGCCGTGCTGACGTACGCCGCGTCCGTGCCCGTGGTGAAGGTCGGCCGCATCGCCGGCCAGTACTCCAAGCCGCGTTCCAAGGGCACCGAGACCCGTGACGGCGTGACCCTGCCGACGTACCGCGGCGACTCGGTCAACGGCTTCGACTTCAACGAGGCCGCCCGCGTCCCGGACCCCGAGCGCCTGAAGCGGATGTACAACGCCTCCGCCTCCACGCTCAACCTGGTGCGCGCCTTCACCACCGGCGGCTACGCCGACCTGCGCCAGGTGCACGCCTGGAACCAGGACTTCGTGAAGTCGTCGCCGTCCGGCCAGCGCTACGAGCAGCTCGCCCGGGAGATCGACAACGCGCTGAACTTCATGCACGCGTGCGGGGCCGACCCGGAGGAGTTCAAGACCGTCGAGTTCTACTCCTCGCACGAGGCTCTGCTGCTCGACTACGAGTCCGCGCTCACCCGCGTCGACTCCCGCACCGGGCAGCTGTACGACGTCTCGGCGCACATGGTGTGGATCGGTGAGCGCACCCGGCAGCTGGACCACGCGCACATCGAGTTCGCGTCGAGGATCCGCAACCCGATCGGCATCAAGCTCGGCCCGACCACGACGGCCGAGGAGGCGCTGCAGTACATCGAGCGCCTCGACCCCGACCGTGAGCCGGGCCGGCTGACCTTCATCGTCCGCATGGGCGCCGACAAGATCCGCGACCGGCTTCCCGAGCTGGTCGAGAAGGTCACGGCGTCCGGCGCGGTGGTGGCCTGGGTGACCGACCCGATGCACGGCAACACCTTCGAGGCGGCCTCCGGTCACAAGACCCGCCGCTTCGACGACGTGCTCGACGAGGTCAAGGGCTTCTTCGAGGTCCACAAGTCGCTGGGCACCCACCCGGGCGGCATCCATGTGGAGCTCACCGGCGACGACGTCACCGAGTGCGTCGGCGGCGGCGACGAGATCTTCGTCGACGACCTGCACCAGCGCTACGAGACGGCCTGCGATCCGCGGCTCAACCGCAGCCAGTCGCTGGACCTGGCGTTCCTCGTGGCGGAGATGTACAGGGACCAGTAG
- a CDS encoding thiazole synthase: protein MADDPFVLGGTAFSSRLIMGTGGAPSLEVLERALVASGTELTTVAMRRVDPSVHGSVLSVLERLGIRVLPNTAGCFTAGEAVLTARLAREALGTDLVKLEVIADERTLLPDPIELLDAAETLVDDGFTVLPYTNDDPVLARKLEDAGCAAIMPLGSPIGSGLGIRNPHNFQLIVERAGVPVILDAGAGTASDAALAMELGCAGVMLASAVTRAQEPVLMADAMRHAVEAGRLARLAGRIPRRHFAEASSPVDGLAVLDPERPAF from the coding sequence ATGGCCGACGATCCCTTTGTCCTCGGAGGTACGGCGTTCTCGTCCCGGCTGATCATGGGGACGGGCGGTGCGCCCAGCCTGGAGGTCCTGGAGCGGGCGCTGGTGGCCTCCGGCACGGAGTTGACGACGGTCGCGATGCGGCGGGTCGATCCGTCGGTGCACGGCTCTGTGCTGTCGGTGCTGGAGCGGCTGGGCATCCGGGTGCTGCCCAACACGGCGGGGTGCTTCACGGCGGGTGAGGCGGTGCTGACGGCCCGGTTGGCGCGGGAGGCGCTCGGCACCGATCTGGTCAAGCTGGAGGTCATCGCCGACGAGCGGACGCTGCTGCCGGATCCGATCGAGTTGCTGGACGCGGCGGAGACGCTGGTGGACGACGGGTTCACGGTGCTGCCGTACACGAACGACGATCCGGTGCTGGCGCGGAAGCTGGAGGACGCCGGGTGTGCGGCGATCATGCCGCTGGGGTCGCCGATCGGGTCGGGGCTGGGGATCCGTAATCCGCACAACTTCCAGTTGATCGTGGAGCGGGCGGGGGTGCCGGTGATTCTGGACGCGGGGGCCGGTACGGCGTCGGATGCGGCGTTGGCGATGGAGCTGGGGTGCGCCGGTGTGATGCTGGCGTCGGCTGTCACTCGGGCGCAGGAACCGGTGTTGATGGCTGATGCGATGCGTCACGCCGTGGAGGCGGGGAGGTTGGCTCGGTTGGCGGGCCGGATTCCTCGGCGGCACTTTGCGGAGGCGTCGTCTCCGGTTGACGGCTTGGCTGTGCTGGATCCTGAGCGTCCTGCGTTCTGA
- the thiO gene encoding glycine oxidase ThiO, whose translation MSPTRTSDVLVIGGGIIGLVTAWRAAQRGFATAVVDPEPGGGAAQVAAGMLAAVTELHYGEQTLLGLNLASARRYPDFAAELTDLTGHDLGYRQCGTLAVALDADDRAHLRELHALQRESGLDSEWLSGRDCRRLEPMLAPGVRGGLRVDGDHQIDPRRLAHALVAACDRAGVTFHREWAERLSVVRDRAAGVVTREGEVLGAGQVVLATGSLSGQFAGVPDDVLPPVRPVKGQVLRLTVPERYAPFLSRTVRAVVRGSHVYLVPRENGELVVGATSEELGWDTTVTAGGVYELLRDAHELVPGITELPLTETRAGLRPGSPDNAPLLGPTELDGLLLATGHYRNGVLLTPVTGDALAYALTTGELPDEARPFTPRRFGTTAALTERSA comes from the coding sequence ATGTCGCCCACGCGTACGTCAGACGTCCTTGTCATCGGGGGCGGGATCATCGGTCTGGTCACGGCGTGGCGGGCCGCACAGCGCGGTTTCGCCACGGCCGTCGTGGACCCGGAACCGGGCGGCGGAGCCGCTCAGGTGGCGGCCGGGATGCTGGCCGCCGTCACGGAACTGCACTACGGCGAGCAGACGCTGCTCGGCCTGAACCTCGCCTCGGCCCGCCGGTACCCGGACTTCGCGGCCGAGCTGACCGACCTCACCGGGCACGACCTCGGTTACCGCCAGTGCGGCACGCTCGCGGTGGCACTGGACGCCGACGACCGCGCCCATCTGCGCGAACTGCACGCCCTGCAACGGGAGTCGGGGCTGGACTCCGAGTGGCTGTCCGGGCGGGACTGCCGGCGCCTGGAGCCGATGCTCGCTCCGGGCGTGCGCGGCGGGCTGAGGGTGGACGGCGACCACCAGATCGACCCGCGGCGGCTGGCGCACGCGCTGGTGGCGGCCTGCGATCGCGCGGGAGTGACCTTCCACCGGGAGTGGGCCGAGCGGCTGTCCGTCGTACGGGACCGGGCCGCGGGGGTCGTCACGCGCGAGGGCGAGGTGCTGGGCGCGGGTCAGGTGGTGCTGGCCACCGGCAGCCTCAGCGGGCAGTTCGCCGGGGTCCCGGACGACGTACTGCCGCCCGTGCGGCCCGTGAAGGGGCAGGTGCTGCGGCTGACCGTGCCCGAGCGGTACGCGCCCTTCCTGAGCCGTACCGTGCGGGCCGTGGTGCGTGGCAGTCATGTCTACCTGGTGCCGCGTGAGAACGGCGAGCTGGTCGTCGGCGCGACCAGCGAGGAACTGGGCTGGGACACCACCGTGACCGCGGGCGGGGTGTACGAGCTGCTGCGCGACGCGCACGAGCTGGTCCCCGGCATCACCGAACTGCCGTTGACGGAGACCCGCGCGGGACTGCGCCCCGGCTCCCCCGACAACGCTCCGCTGCTCGGGCCGACCGAGCTGGACGGGCTGCTGCTGGCCACCGGTCACTACCGCAACGGCGTGCTGCTCACCCCGGTCACCGGCGACGCGCTGGCGTACGCCCTGACCACCGGTGAACTCCCGGACGAGGCCCGCCCCTTCACGCCCCGGCGCTTCGGCACGACGGCCGCTCTCACGGAGCGGTCCGCATGA
- a CDS encoding deoxyribonuclease IV, which produces MTSQQSGVPAPFPSRNPVGGHVPVAGGLRSVGLSYAHDLKAETVQVFVANPRGWATPAGNPRQDEAFREVCEAESIPAYVHAPYLINFGSHTEATVERSVESLRHSLRRGREIGALGVVVHTGSATGGRERAVALKQVRERLLPLLDELTHDDDPFLLLESTAGQGASLCSRTWDFGPYFEALDAHPKLGVCLDTCHVFAAGHDLTGPDGMHRTLDLLVDTVGAGRLKLIHANDSKDVVGAHKDRHENIGAGHIGEDPFRALMTHPATEGVPLIIETPGGKEGHAADVERLKKLRDS; this is translated from the coding sequence GTGACGAGTCAGCAGTCCGGCGTTCCCGCTCCCTTCCCCTCCCGCAACCCCGTCGGCGGTCATGTCCCCGTGGCCGGCGGCCTGCGTTCGGTGGGGCTGTCGTACGCCCATGACCTCAAGGCGGAGACCGTGCAGGTCTTCGTCGCCAACCCGCGCGGCTGGGCCACGCCCGCCGGGAACCCGCGGCAGGACGAGGCGTTCCGGGAGGTGTGCGAGGCCGAGTCGATCCCGGCGTACGTGCACGCCCCGTACCTGATCAACTTCGGCTCGCACACCGAGGCGACCGTCGAGCGGTCCGTGGAGTCGCTGCGGCACTCGCTGCGGCGCGGGCGGGAGATCGGGGCGCTGGGCGTGGTCGTGCACACGGGGAGCGCGACCGGCGGGCGGGAGCGGGCGGTGGCGCTGAAGCAGGTGCGGGAGCGCTTGCTGCCGCTGCTCGACGAACTCACCCATGACGACGACCCGTTCCTGCTCCTGGAGTCCACCGCCGGACAGGGCGCCTCGCTGTGTTCGCGGACCTGGGACTTCGGGCCGTACTTCGAGGCGCTGGACGCCCATCCGAAGCTGGGCGTGTGCCTGGACACCTGCCATGTCTTCGCGGCCGGCCACGACCTGACCGGTCCGGACGGCATGCACCGGACCCTCGACCTGCTGGTGGACACGGTCGGCGCGGGGCGGCTGAAGCTGATCCACGCCAACGACTCCAAGGACGTGGTCGGCGCACACAAGGACCGGCACGAGAACATCGGCGCCGGCCACATCGGCGAGGACCCGTTCCGGGCGCTGATGACGCACCCGGCCACGGAGGGCGTACCGCTGATCATCGAGACGCCCGGCGGCAAGGAGGGCCATGCGGCGGACGTGGAACGGCTGAAGAAGCTCCGGGATTCCTGA
- a CDS encoding sulfite oxidase-like oxidoreductase: MGHPVERESGEAARSELPPGQRLQRGWPVTHYGPVPKFRPERWEFRVFGATADGEKHCWNHEEFTALPYTTVVADLHCVTKFSMLGAEWGGIPARTILETAPPAPDVTHVMVWAEYGFSSNLRLADFASERTIFATHKDGELLTAEHGFPLRLVVPHLYAWKGPKWVRGVEYMTADRRGFWEERGYHNIGDPWKEQRYSYQEGPGDGPEL; this comes from the coding sequence ATGGGTCATCCGGTGGAGCGCGAATCTGGAGAAGCGGCACGGTCAGAGCTTCCGCCGGGGCAGCGACTGCAGCGGGGCTGGCCCGTCACACACTACGGGCCCGTGCCCAAGTTCAGGCCCGAACGCTGGGAGTTCAGGGTCTTCGGTGCCACCGCCGACGGTGAGAAGCACTGCTGGAACCACGAGGAGTTCACGGCCCTGCCGTACACCACCGTCGTGGCCGACCTGCACTGTGTCACGAAGTTCAGCATGCTCGGCGCGGAGTGGGGCGGGATCCCGGCACGGACGATCCTGGAGACCGCCCCGCCGGCTCCCGATGTCACCCATGTGATGGTGTGGGCCGAGTACGGATTCAGCTCGAACCTGCGCCTCGCGGACTTCGCGTCCGAGCGGACCATCTTCGCCACCCACAAGGACGGCGAACTGCTGACGGCGGAACACGGCTTTCCGCTCCGTCTGGTCGTCCCTCATCTGTACGCCTGGAAGGGCCCCAAGTGGGTCCGCGGTGTGGAGTACATGACCGCCGACCGCCGCGGCTTCTGGGAGGAGCGCGGCTACCACAACATCGGCGACCCGTGGAAGGAACAGCGGTACTCGTACCAGGAGGGGCCCGGGGACGGCCCCGAACTCTGA
- a CDS encoding bacterioferritin-associated ferredoxin, producing MNRVFVCSCFGVTEAQVQQHADDGACTPRQIASACKAGTDCGSCVRRIQAILGRGACPRRELADQGKPVLAALEGLEEAA from the coding sequence GTGAACCGCGTGTTCGTGTGCAGCTGCTTCGGAGTGACCGAAGCGCAGGTCCAGCAGCATGCGGACGACGGCGCCTGCACGCCCCGCCAGATAGCCTCCGCCTGCAAGGCCGGCACGGACTGCGGTTCCTGTGTCCGTCGCATCCAGGCGATTCTCGGCCGGGGCGCATGTCCCCGCCGTGAGCTCGCCGACCAGGGCAAGCCCGTCCTCGCGGCCCTCGAAGGGCTCGAGGAAGCCGCGTAG
- the bfr gene encoding bacterioferritin has product MQGDPEVLEFLNEQLTAELTAINQYFLHAKMQENFGWTKLAKYTRHESFDEMKHAEVLTDRILFLEGLPNYQRLFHVRVGQTVREMFEADRQIEVEAIDRLRRGIKVMREKGDITSANIFESILADEEHHIDYLDTQLELLEKLGEALYIAQLIEQPES; this is encoded by the coding sequence ATGCAGGGTGACCCCGAGGTTCTCGAGTTCCTCAACGAGCAGCTGACGGCCGAGCTCACGGCGATCAACCAGTACTTCCTGCACGCGAAGATGCAGGAGAACTTCGGCTGGACCAAGCTCGCCAAGTACACGCGGCACGAGTCGTTCGACGAGATGAAGCACGCCGAGGTGCTCACCGACCGGATCCTGTTCCTGGAGGGCCTGCCCAACTACCAGCGGCTGTTCCATGTGCGCGTGGGCCAGACGGTCCGGGAGATGTTCGAGGCCGACCGGCAGATCGAGGTCGAGGCGATCGACCGCCTCAGGCGCGGCATCAAGGTGATGCGCGAAAAGGGTGACATCACGTCCGCGAACATCTTCGAGTCGATCCTCGCGGACGAGGAGCACCACATCGACTACCTCGACACACAGCTGGAACTGCTGGAGAAGCTCGGTGAGGCGCTGTACATCGCGCAGCTGATCGAGCAGCCGGAGAGCTGA
- a CDS encoding trp operon leader peptide, translated as MFAHSTQNWWWTAHPAAH; from the coding sequence ATGTTCGCGCACTCGACCCAGAACTGGTGGTGGACCGCTCATCCGGCGGCCCACTGA
- a CDS encoding DUF4396 domain-containing protein → MEHEAHTAHAHRHEEHQHGPGTTATWPMAAQATLHCLTGCAIGEVLGMVIGTALGWANLPTTVLAIVLAFFFGYSFTLRGVLKAGVGLRAAVRVALAADTLSIAVMELVDNGVIVLWPGAMDAELGDLQFWGALAISLVIAFVATTPVNKWMIGRGKGHAVVHQYHH, encoded by the coding sequence ATGGAGCACGAGGCGCACACGGCACACGCTCACCGTCACGAGGAACATCAGCACGGGCCCGGCACGACCGCCACCTGGCCCATGGCCGCCCAGGCCACCCTTCACTGCCTGACCGGGTGCGCCATCGGCGAGGTGCTCGGCATGGTGATCGGCACGGCGCTCGGCTGGGCCAACCTCCCCACGACGGTCCTGGCGATCGTCCTGGCCTTCTTCTTCGGCTACTCGTTCACCCTGCGCGGCGTACTGAAGGCGGGCGTCGGCCTGCGCGCGGCCGTCCGGGTGGCGCTGGCCGCGGACACCCTGTCGATCGCCGTGATGGAGCTGGTCGACAACGGCGTGATCGTGCTGTGGCCCGGCGCGATGGACGCGGAACTGGGCGACCTGCAGTTCTGGGGCGCGCTGGCGATCTCACTGGTGATCGCCTTCGTGGCCACCACGCCGGTCAACAAGTGGATGATCGGCCGCGGCAAGGGGCACGCGGTGGTCCACCAGTACCACCACTGA
- a CDS encoding NAD(P)/FAD-dependent oxidoreductase, producing the protein MSEQSQERSTAGPRRVVVVGAGMAGVQTAVALREQGFSGTVTLIGAEPHQPYDRPPLSKAVLLGKAEGSAFDVDFEGLGIDLELGREVLGVRPADHELDTAAGPVPYDVLVLATGAEPIRLPGTEGVPGVHLLRTLDDAERLRPVLARQHDIVVVGAGWIGAEFATAAREAGCAVTVVEAADRPLAGALPAEVAAPMAAWYRDSGAVLRTHARVEHIEPGAVVLDDGSRLPADAVVVGIGARPATTWLAGSGIELGVYGEVVADHHLRTSAPDVYAVGDCASFPSGRYGERLLVHHWDNALQGPRTVATNIVGEATGEPPAVYDPVPYFWSEQFGRFVQYAGHHHSADTTLWRGDPAGPAWTVCWLRDGRLVALLAVGRPRDLAQGRRLIEAGTTMNPRLLADPARPLKAAVA; encoded by the coding sequence GTGAGCGAGCAGAGCCAGGAGCGGAGCACGGCGGGACCGCGGCGCGTGGTCGTCGTCGGCGCGGGCATGGCCGGGGTGCAGACCGCGGTCGCCCTGCGGGAACAGGGGTTCTCCGGCACCGTGACGCTGATCGGCGCGGAGCCCCACCAGCCGTACGACCGGCCGCCGCTGTCCAAGGCCGTCCTGCTCGGCAAGGCCGAGGGCTCAGCGTTCGACGTCGACTTCGAGGGGCTCGGCATCGACCTGGAACTGGGGCGCGAGGTACTCGGCGTGCGCCCCGCCGACCATGAACTGGACACCGCCGCCGGGCCCGTGCCGTACGACGTCCTCGTCCTCGCCACGGGAGCCGAACCGATCCGGCTGCCGGGCACCGAGGGCGTGCCCGGAGTGCATCTGCTGCGCACCCTGGACGACGCCGAACGGCTGCGGCCCGTGCTCGCCCGGCAGCACGACATCGTGGTCGTCGGCGCGGGCTGGATCGGCGCGGAGTTCGCCACCGCCGCGCGCGAGGCCGGCTGCGCGGTGACGGTCGTGGAGGCCGCGGACCGCCCGCTGGCCGGGGCACTGCCCGCCGAGGTGGCCGCGCCGATGGCCGCCTGGTACCGCGACAGCGGGGCGGTGCTGCGCACGCACGCGCGCGTGGAGCACATCGAGCCCGGTGCCGTCGTACTCGACGACGGCTCGCGGCTGCCCGCGGACGCCGTCGTGGTCGGGATCGGAGCCCGGCCCGCCACCACCTGGCTGGCCGGGTCGGGGATCGAGCTCGGCGTGTACGGCGAGGTCGTGGCCGACCACCACCTGCGCACCTCCGCGCCGGACGTCTACGCGGTCGGCGACTGCGCCTCCTTCCCTTCGGGACGGTACGGCGAGCGCCTGCTGGTCCACCACTGGGACAACGCCCTCCAGGGCCCGCGCACGGTCGCCACCAACATCGTCGGCGAGGCCACCGGCGAACCCCCCGCGGTCTACGACCCGGTCCCGTACTTCTGGTCCGAGCAGTTCGGCCGTTTCGTCCAGTACGCAGGCCACCACCACTCGGCCGACACCACCCTGTGGCGTGGTGATCCGGCCGGACCGGCCTGGACGGTCTGCTGGCTGCGCGACGGCCGTCTGGTCGCACTGCTGGCGGTGGGCCGCCCCAGGGACCTGGCCCAGGGCAGGCGGCTGATCGAGGCGGGCACGACGATGAATCCGCGGCTGCTCGCCGACCCGGCCAGGCCGCTGAAGGCGGCGGTCGCGTAG